In Fluviicola taffensis DSM 16823, the following are encoded in one genomic region:
- a CDS encoding START-like domain-containing protein, with the protein MTKKEQFELEYVLRTSPKVLDKLLSTPDGLSEWFAEDVIVKDDMYTFHWDGSEEQARLISKKAGEHIKWQWLNDEEDELETYFEMKYTIDPMTKVVILTVSDFAEKTEKDEIVRLWESQIGDLRRVIGA; encoded by the coding sequence ATGACAAAAAAGGAACAATTCGAATTAGAATATGTATTAAGAACCTCTCCAAAGGTTTTGGATAAATTATTGTCTACTCCTGATGGATTGAGCGAATGGTTTGCTGAAGATGTTATTGTTAAGGATGATATGTATACTTTTCACTGGGATGGAAGTGAGGAACAAGCACGATTAATTTCTAAGAAAGCAGGTGAACATATTAAATGGCAATGGTTGAATGACGAAGAAGACGAATTAGAAACTTACTTTGAAATGAAATACACTATTGATCCTATGACCAAAGTGGTGATTCTTACTGTTTCAGATTTCGCTGAAAAAACGGAAAAAGATGAAATTGTACGCCTTTGGGAATCACAAATTGGTGATTTGAGAAGAGTAATTGGGGCATAA
- a CDS encoding DUF5606 domain-containing protein, giving the protein MNLTGIIAISGKSGLYRVLAQGKNNIIVESLEDKKRVPAYASDRISALDDISIYTYDDDKPLKEILVSIFEKEKGKETISHKEDQAKLKAYLLEVLPNYDQERVYASDIKKIFQWYNLLFKAGALVIEEEVAEEAPKEKKTAKAAAKKGEETSTDEETPVKKAPAKKAATPKAAVKAPAAKGPVKSAGKATGAKKVAAPKTGSSRGK; this is encoded by the coding sequence ATGAATTTAACAGGTATCATTGCAATCTCAGGAAAATCAGGACTGTATAGAGTTTTGGCTCAAGGTAAAAACAACATCATTGTAGAATCATTGGAAGACAAAAAACGTGTTCCAGCATACGCTTCAGACAGAATTTCTGCATTGGATGACATTTCTATCTACACCTACGATGATGATAAACCATTGAAAGAAATTTTGGTTTCTATTTTTGAAAAGGAAAAAGGGAAAGAAACAATTTCACATAAAGAAGACCAAGCGAAGTTGAAAGCTTACTTATTGGAGGTTCTTCCAAATTATGATCAAGAAAGAGTTTACGCTTCTGATATCAAGAAAATTTTCCAGTGGTACAATCTATTGTTCAAAGCTGGAGCATTGGTCATTGAAGAAGAGGTAGCTGAAGAAGCTCCTAAGGAAAAGAAAACTGCAAAAGCAGCAGCTAAGAAAGGTGAAGAAACTTCGACGGATGAAGAAACTCCAGTAAAAAAGGCTCCTGCGAAAAAAGCAGCAACTCCTAAAGCAGCTGTGAAAGCACCAGCAGCGAAAGGCCCCGTAAAATCTGCTGGCAAAGCGACTGGAGCGAAAAAAGTAGCAGCTCCTAAAACAGGTTCATCGAGAGGTAAGTAA
- a CDS encoding M3 family oligoendopeptidase, whose product MRKFVSPDFTCESWKSVESYLLDLQNRDISTKESFKQWLFDKSELEAVLEENMAWRYIKMTINTLDEKLTESYQFFVTEIQPNLAPFEDSLNQKMMASSFVKELATDKAYSIYFRGVQSALELFREENISLETELSTLSQQFGAISGKQMISYEGKELTMPQAANFLKDPNETVRKEVYELITSRRLEDREALDDLFNQLIQLRNKVAKNADCVDYRDYKFKALGRFDYTVEDCLAFHDAIETLIVPIVKQISLKKLDKLGKSKLKPWDTEVDPDGLAPLKPFENGEELLDKSIAVFQKLDSYFGDCLKTMKTGGFLDLDSKAGKAPGGYNYPLYESGIPFIFMNAAGAQRDLTTMVHEGGHAVHSFLSRDLELTGFKSLPSEVAELASMSMELLTMELWGEFYTNENDLKRAKLEQIESVVKVLPWIAQIDAFQHWIYTHPTHTTEERTQEWLKLSKRFGTGLVDYNGYEAVLESSWQKQLHLFEVPFYYIEYGIAQLGALGVWNNYKKNPAKALTDYKNALSLGYSKSIPEIYETAGLKFDFSQVALEDLSKGLVNSINELN is encoded by the coding sequence ATGAGAAAATTTGTTTCACCCGACTTCACATGCGAAAGTTGGAAATCTGTAGAGTCTTATCTCTTAGACCTTCAAAATAGAGATATTTCTACGAAAGAATCATTTAAACAATGGTTATTCGATAAAAGTGAATTGGAAGCCGTTTTGGAAGAAAATATGGCTTGGCGTTATATTAAAATGACGATTAACACTTTAGATGAGAAGCTAACTGAGTCTTATCAGTTTTTTGTAACTGAAATACAGCCAAACCTTGCTCCTTTCGAAGATTCCTTGAATCAGAAAATGATGGCTTCTTCATTTGTGAAAGAATTGGCTACGGATAAAGCATATTCAATCTATTTCAGAGGCGTTCAATCTGCATTGGAATTATTTCGAGAAGAGAACATTTCACTTGAAACAGAATTAAGTACTCTGAGTCAACAATTCGGAGCAATTTCTGGTAAACAGATGATATCCTATGAAGGAAAGGAATTAACGATGCCACAAGCCGCCAATTTCTTGAAAGATCCGAATGAAACTGTTCGTAAAGAGGTTTATGAATTAATTACAAGTCGCCGACTAGAAGATCGTGAAGCATTGGATGATTTGTTTAATCAACTAATTCAATTGCGAAATAAGGTCGCTAAGAATGCAGATTGCGTCGATTACCGCGATTATAAATTCAAAGCATTAGGTCGATTCGATTATACAGTAGAAGATTGTTTGGCTTTTCACGATGCTATTGAAACGTTAATTGTGCCGATTGTAAAGCAAATCAGTTTAAAAAAACTTGACAAACTCGGAAAATCGAAGCTAAAGCCATGGGATACTGAGGTTGACCCAGATGGATTGGCTCCTTTAAAACCTTTTGAAAATGGAGAGGAATTACTTGACAAATCAATTGCAGTTTTTCAAAAATTAGATTCATATTTCGGCGATTGTTTGAAAACAATGAAAACTGGTGGCTTTTTAGATTTAGATTCAAAAGCTGGGAAAGCTCCAGGTGGATACAACTATCCTTTGTACGAATCTGGAATTCCGTTCATTTTCATGAATGCAGCAGGAGCTCAGAGAGATTTAACAACCATGGTTCATGAAGGTGGACATGCTGTACATTCCTTTTTGAGTCGTGATTTGGAGCTGACAGGGTTTAAATCCCTGCCTTCTGAAGTGGCTGAATTGGCTTCTATGTCTATGGAATTACTGACAATGGAACTTTGGGGTGAATTCTATACGAACGAAAATGATTTAAAACGCGCTAAATTGGAGCAAATTGAGTCGGTGGTAAAAGTATTACCTTGGATTGCTCAAATTGATGCATTCCAACATTGGATTTATACACATCCAACTCACACAACTGAAGAAAGAACACAAGAATGGTTGAAACTAAGCAAACGCTTTGGAACCGGATTAGTTGATTATAACGGATATGAAGCTGTCTTAGAAAGTTCTTGGCAGAAACAATTACACTTATTCGAAGTTCCTTTCTATTACATCGAATACGGAATTGCTCAATTGGGTGCTTTAGGAGTTTGGAATAACTATAAGAAGAATCCTGCAAAAGCACTAACAGATTATAAGAATGCGCTTTCTTTGGGGTATTCTAAATCAATTCCTGAAATTTACGAGACAGCAGGATTGAAATTTGATTTTTCACAGGTTGCTTTGGAAGATTTAAGTAAAGGTTTAGTTAATTCTATTAATGAATTGAACTAG
- a CDS encoding S8 family peptidase, producing the protein MFIGKLLQQAVKVNKILFIVGLIFINSMQSFAQTDNFRFKKLLADQPTTSMAFAVTNSGNLDALLSIKEISVKQVTKDWIYIQTNPTWIKQAMESKVIKSFYLEFSMPKPLNDSTLVTHFVKPVHQGLGGLQTPFTGKDVIVAFVDQGLDYNHPDFRDANGNTRVLYYWDHSLPNAANTPMPYGYGQLWTGAEIQAGTCGSIEESSGHGTSVTGAGVSNGLANGEETGMAPEANIIVIETNFNLPNWTLTVADACDFVFKKAEQLGMPAVVNLSVGSYLGSHDGTDPAAVLMDNLLDEKNGRIIVCAAGNSGSWGKYHVHGDVDSDTSFVWVKPNPASQLGPNTVYLDLWSDLGDATWSYAWGANKSSGDFQERATTIYRAANASIGTTIKDTLWNGSNRVAILEIYPEIVGPNLHLEFYFTQVDSTSYLYSFKTKGSGKYDAWSGSEVISLNNMLVTGLPTSAIYPPIQHYHLPDSLQTLVSSWNCSPKVVTVGNIRNRWGHVDANGNNYLPNPPNYTNIGQLTPASSKGPTKYGHTKPDVVACGDVSLSAGPFWILNDPGWNASKSQNGMHVRNGGTSMASPVVAGIAALYLEKCSKGNYQSFLDGIHSTAFTDIYTGVIPNNAYGYGKIHALNLLLQSNFTNTITADAFFCPGDSAVSTASIPNYSIEWMNGDTTYKVPLTASGEVYFKAFDQNGCVSFSDTLDVLAASAPPAPVISVNGTLLSTSPYPSLQWYKDGILIPGATNSSYTITLPSSSFYTVSRTSIDGCEVFSLPYNPSLGLEELISQIQVYPNPTHGNVIINSVIPLSDLQIIDLQGRMVKSSFDNTQEISISDLQNGTYYLIIHTDVQYFQVKIVKN; encoded by the coding sequence ATGTTCATAGGAAAACTACTACAACAAGCGGTGAAAGTAAATAAAATATTATTTATAGTAGGGTTAATTTTTATTAATTCAATGCAATCTTTTGCCCAAACAGATAATTTTCGATTCAAAAAATTACTAGCAGACCAACCAACTACATCCATGGCGTTTGCTGTAACCAATTCTGGAAACCTTGATGCTTTATTGTCTATTAAAGAAATTTCAGTAAAACAGGTTACTAAAGACTGGATCTATATTCAAACAAATCCAACTTGGATTAAGCAAGCAATGGAGTCTAAAGTGATCAAGTCGTTTTATTTAGAATTTTCGATGCCAAAACCACTCAATGATTCAACCTTAGTAACACATTTCGTAAAACCAGTTCACCAAGGATTAGGAGGATTACAAACACCATTTACAGGAAAAGATGTGATTGTCGCTTTTGTCGATCAAGGATTGGATTATAACCATCCAGATTTTAGGGATGCGAATGGAAATACACGAGTGCTTTATTATTGGGATCATTCACTGCCTAATGCGGCAAACACTCCTATGCCTTACGGTTATGGGCAATTGTGGACGGGAGCAGAAATCCAAGCAGGTACTTGTGGAAGTATTGAAGAATCTTCTGGGCATGGAACATCGGTTACTGGAGCTGGGGTTTCAAATGGATTAGCAAATGGAGAGGAAACAGGAATGGCTCCAGAGGCTAATATCATCGTCATTGAAACAAATTTCAATCTGCCAAATTGGACTCTTACTGTAGCCGACGCTTGTGATTTTGTCTTTAAAAAGGCAGAACAACTAGGTATGCCTGCCGTCGTTAACTTATCGGTTGGCTCTTACTTGGGAAGTCATGACGGAACAGACCCTGCAGCCGTTTTAATGGATAATTTATTGGATGAAAAAAATGGACGAATCATTGTTTGCGCTGCTGGAAATTCAGGTTCTTGGGGCAAATACCATGTTCATGGCGATGTTGATTCAGACACTTCTTTTGTTTGGGTGAAGCCAAATCCAGCAAGTCAACTTGGTCCAAATACCGTTTATTTAGATCTCTGGTCAGATTTAGGAGACGCAACTTGGAGCTATGCTTGGGGAGCTAACAAATCATCTGGCGACTTTCAAGAAAGAGCTACGACTATCTATCGAGCAGCAAACGCAAGTATTGGTACAACGATTAAAGACACTTTGTGGAATGGTTCAAACAGAGTGGCTATTTTAGAGATTTATCCAGAAATTGTTGGTCCGAATTTACATCTAGAATTCTATTTCACACAAGTAGATTCTACTAGCTATTTGTATTCATTTAAAACAAAAGGATCTGGGAAATATGATGCTTGGAGTGGGTCAGAAGTTATTTCATTGAATAACATGTTAGTTACAGGGCTTCCAACTTCCGCAATTTACCCACCAATTCAACACTATCACCTACCCGATTCTCTTCAAACCCTTGTTTCTTCCTGGAACTGCTCACCAAAAGTGGTTACTGTTGGGAATATCAGGAATCGTTGGGGACATGTTGATGCGAATGGTAATAACTACTTGCCAAATCCTCCGAACTACACGAATATAGGGCAATTAACTCCAGCCTCCTCAAAAGGTCCCACAAAATATGGGCATACTAAACCAGATGTAGTTGCATGTGGAGATGTTTCATTGAGTGCAGGACCATTTTGGATTTTGAATGACCCAGGATGGAATGCTTCAAAAAGTCAAAATGGCATGCATGTTAGAAATGGAGGGACTTCTATGGCATCCCCCGTTGTTGCTGGTATAGCAGCTCTTTATTTAGAAAAATGCAGTAAGGGGAATTATCAAAGTTTCTTGGATGGAATTCATTCTACTGCATTTACGGATATTTACACAGGAGTTATTCCGAATAACGCTTATGGCTATGGTAAAATTCACGCATTAAATCTATTGCTGCAATCTAACTTTACCAATACAATCACTGCCGATGCATTCTTTTGTCCAGGTGATAGTGCTGTTTCAACAGCTTCTATTCCAAATTATTCCATTGAATGGATGAATGGTGACACTACATACAAAGTTCCATTAACAGCATCTGGGGAGGTTTATTTCAAAGCCTTTGATCAAAATGGATGTGTTTCATTTTCGGATACTTTAGATGTATTAGCAGCTTCTGCTCCTCCCGCGCCAGTTATATCTGTGAATGGAACTTTACTTTCGACGAGTCCTTATCCCAGTTTGCAATGGTATAAAGATGGAATCTTAATTCCTGGTGCTACGAATTCAAGTTATACCATTACTTTACCTTCGTCTTCTTTCTATACAGTTTCTCGAACAAGTATTGATGGATGTGAAGTTTTCTCTCTTCCATACAACCCTTCTTTGGGATTAGAAGAATTAATTAGTCAAATTCAAGTTTATCCGAATCCGACTCATGGGAATGTAATAATTAACTCTGTAATTCCATTAAGTGATTTACAAATAATTGATTTACAAGGAAGAATGGTGAAATCGAGTTTTGATAATACACAGGAAATTTCTATTTCAGATCTTCAAAACGGAACATATTATTTAATTATTCACACCGATGTTCAATACTTTCAGGTTAAAATTGTGAAGAATTAA